Within Myxococcales bacterium, the genomic segment TCCCGCAATTATGCGCTTACGAAGTCATTTATGTATTCAGACCCTGCCGCGTGGGACGTATTGATGCGCAAGCTAGTCGCAGCAATCGTGAGTTATCTGCGTGCACAAACCAATGCGGGTGCGGCAGCCTTGCAGGTATTTGATAGCTGGGTGGGCTGCTTGAGTCTGCGCGATTATCAACGGTTCGTAATGCCCTATATGCAACAGCTCTTTGAACAACTGGGGCAACAAGTGCCGGTGATTCACTTTTCGACTGGCAACGCTTCGCTATATCCCTTGATGAAGCAAGCAGGTGGCGAGGTGATGGGCGTGGATTGGCGCGTAGACTTGGGAAAGCAGTGGGATGTTTTGGGTGATGTGGCGATAATGGGCAATCTCGATCCCGTCGCATTGCTGGGTCCTTTGCCTGAGCTGCGGCAGGCAGCGCAGGCCGTTCTTGATGCGGCCCAATCGCGTCCCGGTCACATCTTCAATCTCGGACACGGCGTACTGCCCCAGACCCCCATAGACCAGGTGCGCGCACTCGTTGACTATGTGCATGAAAAGAGCCAACGGCGGACCCCATGACTACACGGCCAAGAAGTATTGTGGTCGTAGGCGGCGGACTGAGCGGGTTGGTCGCGGCGTATTGTATTCAACGCCATGCTCCAGAAATAAGCGTGAAGGTATTAGAGGCGAGCCGGGCTCCCGGCGGACTCATTCGCACAGAGTGTAGGGACGGCTATGTCATTGAGCGTGCGGCGGACTCCATTCTGCGGGAACCAGACGACGCGTTGCGCCTTTCGACCGAACTCGGTTTGAAGGCGGAAATGATCAATACCAATACCAGTTTTCGAGGCGCGTATGTTCTCAGGGAAGGCCAGCTTCATAGAATCCCAGCGGAGTTTAGGTTGCTGGGGCCGGCACAGTGGTGGCCCTTCGTCGTCAGTCCCTTGCTCTCGCTGAGAGGCAAACTCCGCGCCTGCTTAGAGCCCTGGGTGCCGGTCAGATCTGATGTATCCGACGAGAGCCTGGAGCACTTTGTGGTGCGGCGGTATGGAAGGGAGCTTTTTGAGTACCTCGCGCAACCATTGGTGAGCGGCATTTACAGCGTTGACCCGGCCAAGCTCAGCATGCACGCAACGCTTAAGCGCTATTGTGAACTTGAGGCCAAGTACGGCAGCGTGTCGAGGGGACTCCGCAAGGGCAAAGCGCGCTCCTCCTCGAATGACGCAGGTGTGCGTTACGGATTGTTTTTTAGTTACAGGCTCGGTTTGCAGACGCTCATCGACGCGCTCGTCGACCGGCTGGGTTCAGCGCTAAGCGTCAATACAGAGGTGACACACTTAGAGCCGCATCTGCGTGGGTTTCGGATACAAGTGAAAGAGGGGCCGAGTCATCTGGCAGATGCTGTTCTTTTGGCGCTACCTGCGGGGGGCGCCGCATCCTTGCTCAAGCCGTGGGCACCGAAGGTGGCGGCTGGCTTTGCTGAGATAAAATACAGCGATGCGGTTGTGGTGACCTTGGCATTTGAGCTGCGCCAGATCAAACATCCGCTTGATGCATTTGGAATCGTAGTGCCTCGTGTAGAGCAACGCCCCATTTCCGCGGTCACTTTTTCCAGCGTCAAGTATGGGGAGCGTGCACCTGATGGTAAAGTGCTGCTGCGAGTTTACTTTAATGACTTCGATGCGCACGACGCCGGGACGCGCACGGACGCAGAATTTGTCGATGAGGCTCAAGCGGAACTCAGACCTCTGCTTGGTGTAGAAGGCTCTCCCGTCTTTGTCCAAGTCAGCCGCATCAAGGAGGCCATTCCCGGCTATACGCTCGGGCACACGGAACGCATAGCTCGCCTGAGAGAGGCCCTCGGGGCATATGCAAACCTGGGCGTAGCCGGCAACTACCTCACGGGCGTGGGCATTCCGCATGTCATCAAGA encodes:
- the hemG gene encoding protoporphyrinogen oxidase, whose protein sequence is MTTRPRSIVVVGGGLSGLVAAYCIQRHAPEISVKVLEASRAPGGLIRTECRDGYVIERAADSILREPDDALRLSTELGLKAEMINTNTSFRGAYVLREGQLHRIPAEFRLLGPAQWWPFVVSPLLSLRGKLRACLEPWVPVRSDVSDESLEHFVVRRYGRELFEYLAQPLVSGIYSVDPAKLSMHATLKRYCELEAKYGSVSRGLRKGKARSSSNDAGVRYGLFFSYRLGLQTLIDALVDRLGSALSVNTEVTHLEPHLRGFRIQVKEGPSHLADAVLLALPAGGAASLLKPWAPKVAAGFAEIKYSDAVVVTLAFELRQIKHPLDAFGIVVPRVEQRPISAVTFSSVKYGERAPDGKVLLRVYFNDFDAHDAGTRTDAEFVDEAQAELRPLLGVEGSPVFVQVSRIKEAIPGYTLGHTERIARLREALGAYANLGVAGNYLTGVGIPHVIKNAEIEARRLIAPA
- the hemE gene encoding uroporphyrinogen decarboxylase — its product is MSAFIDACYKRSTNYTPIWLMRQAGRYQPEYRVLRSKVSFVELCKRSDLAAEVTLLPVRQFGFDAAIVFADILLILEPLGVDFEFAADHGPQIKRPIRLSSDVDAIADNVDAAQSLSYVMQTIRLVVTELGQATPLIGFSGAPFTLAAYLIEGGSSRNYALTKSFMYSDPAAWDVLMRKLVAAIVSYLRAQTNAGAAALQVFDSWVGCLSLRDYQRFVMPYMQQLFEQLGQQVPVIHFSTGNASLYPLMKQAGGEVMGVDWRVDLGKQWDVLGDVAIMGNLDPVALLGPLPELRQAAQAVLDAAQSRPGHIFNLGHGVLPQTPIDQVRALVDYVHEKSQRRTP